In a single window of the Micromonospora sp. WMMD1155 genome:
- a CDS encoding sugar ABC transporter permease yields MATSTTAPDAARREPRAGSPARGPARRPRGPRRSLLPYLLLAPAIVLELAIHVIPMVVGVWMSMLELTQFHIRDWSTAPFVGWENYRATLDLNSAAGKELLHSFWITLAYSVLSVGFAWLLGISAAVVLQRPFRGRAILRALFLTPYALPVYAAVITWSFLLQRDTGLVNHVLVDQLGLLGERPFWLIGDNSFWSLLVVSVWRNWPFAFLCLMAGLQNVPGEMYEAAAIDGAGFWRRLRSVTLPMLRPVNLVLLLVLFLWTFNDFNTPFVLFGGSAPEQADLISIHIYRSSFKTWDFGSGSAMSVALLLFLMIVSAAYLLITNRRRDDHA; encoded by the coding sequence ATGGCAACCAGCACCACCGCGCCGGACGCTGCCCGGCGCGAACCCCGGGCCGGGTCACCGGCACGAGGGCCGGCCCGCCGGCCCCGCGGCCCGCGCCGCTCGCTCCTGCCGTATCTGCTGCTCGCCCCGGCCATCGTGCTGGAACTCGCCATCCACGTGATCCCGATGGTCGTCGGGGTCTGGATGAGCATGCTGGAGCTGACCCAGTTCCACATCCGCGACTGGTCCACCGCGCCCTTCGTGGGGTGGGAGAACTACCGGGCGACGCTCGACCTGAACAGCGCCGCCGGCAAGGAACTGCTGCACTCGTTCTGGATCACCCTGGCCTACAGCGTGCTCTCGGTCGGGTTCGCCTGGCTGCTCGGCATCTCGGCGGCGGTCGTGCTGCAACGGCCCTTCCGGGGGCGGGCGATCCTGCGCGCGTTGTTCCTCACCCCGTACGCCCTGCCGGTCTACGCCGCGGTGATCACCTGGAGTTTCCTGCTGCAACGCGACACCGGCCTGGTCAACCACGTCCTCGTCGATCAGCTCGGGCTGCTGGGCGAGCGGCCGTTCTGGCTGATCGGCGACAACAGCTTCTGGTCGCTGCTGGTGGTGTCGGTGTGGCGCAACTGGCCGTTCGCGTTCCTGTGCCTGATGGCCGGCCTGCAGAACGTGCCCGGCGAGATGTACGAGGCCGCCGCGATCGACGGCGCCGGGTTCTGGCGTCGGCTGCGCTCGGTCACCCTGCCCATGCTGCGGCCGGTGAACCTGGTGCTGCTGCTGGTGCTGTTCCTGTGGACGTTCAACGACTTCAACACCCCGTTCGTGCTGTTCGGCGGCTCCGCCCCGGAGCAGGCCGACCTGATCTCCATCCACATCTACCGCAGCTCCTTCAAGACCTGGGACTTCGGCTCCGGCTCGGCGATGTCCGTGGCGCTGCTGCTGTTCCTGATGATCGTCTCGGCCGCGTACCTGCTGATCACCAACCGTCGGAGGGACGACCATGCGTGA
- a CDS encoding TMEM175 family protein, which yields MSAAPDEVDHPEPTGRVSGTDRMTAFSDGVFAIVITLLVIDLRVPEYHEGELLTGLLDEGPSYLAFVVSFVYIGVLWLNHHALLRLIRRTTLALSWINLGILFGAVIIPFPTAVLASAFTRGDIDDQRAAVALYALSAALMSAPWLVFFGYLHRHPALLENRVGPGYVRAQRLRPVTGLVLYGIGGLLGWFVNPLLGLIAVIVMITYHAVTSQGLPRWLVRR from the coding sequence ATGTCCGCAGCACCCGACGAGGTCGACCATCCCGAGCCCACCGGTCGGGTCTCCGGCACCGACCGGATGACCGCCTTCAGCGACGGTGTCTTCGCCATCGTCATCACGCTGCTGGTCATCGACCTGCGGGTGCCGGAGTACCACGAGGGTGAGCTGCTGACCGGTCTGCTGGACGAAGGCCCCTCGTACCTCGCCTTCGTGGTGTCCTTCGTCTACATCGGGGTGCTCTGGCTCAACCACCACGCGCTGCTGCGGCTGATCCGCCGGACCACCCTCGCGTTGAGCTGGATCAACCTGGGCATCCTCTTCGGCGCGGTGATCATCCCCTTCCCCACCGCCGTGCTGGCGTCCGCGTTCACCCGGGGCGACATCGACGACCAGCGCGCGGCGGTCGCCCTGTACGCGTTGTCGGCGGCGTTGATGTCGGCCCCCTGGCTGGTGTTCTTCGGTTACCTGCACCGCCACCCGGCGCTGCTGGAGAACCGGGTCGGCCCGGGGTACGTGCGGGCGCAGCGACTGCGACCGGTCACCGGCCTCGTCCTGTACGGGATCGGCGGCCTGCTCGGCTGGTTCGTCAACCCGCTGTTGGGTCTGATCGCCGTCATCGTGATGATCACCTATCACGCGGTGACCAGCCAGGGGCTACCCCGGTGGCTGGTACGCCGCTGA
- a CDS encoding sugar ABC transporter substrate-binding protein has product MSRRHLGIFTAAVLAAASLTACGGSGDDSAASPKTLTYWASNQGASLEADKTILQPELDKFEKQTGIKVTVEVVPWSDLLNRLLAAATSGKGPDVVNIGNTWSASLQATGALVEFDDATLQAVGGKDRIVPAALAAAGAPGKPPAAVPLYSMAYSLYYNKKMFADAGITAPPTTWEQVVEYGKKLSTGGKWGLAIEGANPSENAHHAFTFSQQYGGEWFDSAGKPTFDTPQNVSAIKRYIDFMAADKITNPSNAEYAQNQSVSDFANGKAAMLLWQSAGSNLKTQNMPADAYGVAPVPFLASPPAGGKKVNSMVAGINMAVFKHTKNKDGALSFVKFMTSDEEQTILNKTYGSLPAVKTAGADPAFSAPEQKTIQETLVTTAAPLPQVPEESTFETLVGTAMKELFADAASGKPVTEASVKAKLTDAQQKMR; this is encoded by the coding sequence GTGTCGAGACGACACCTCGGGATATTCACCGCCGCCGTACTGGCAGCAGCATCGCTGACCGCCTGCGGCGGCTCCGGCGACGACTCCGCAGCGTCGCCCAAGACGCTCACCTACTGGGCCAGCAACCAGGGCGCCAGCCTGGAGGCCGACAAGACGATCCTCCAGCCGGAGCTGGACAAGTTCGAGAAGCAGACCGGGATCAAGGTCACCGTCGAGGTGGTCCCCTGGTCGGACCTGCTCAACCGGCTGCTCGCGGCCGCCACCTCCGGCAAGGGCCCGGACGTGGTCAACATCGGCAACACCTGGTCGGCGTCGTTGCAGGCCACCGGTGCGCTCGTCGAGTTCGACGACGCCACCCTGCAGGCCGTCGGCGGCAAGGACCGGATCGTGCCGGCCGCGCTCGCCGCCGCCGGGGCCCCCGGCAAGCCGCCGGCCGCCGTGCCGCTCTACTCCATGGCGTACAGCCTGTACTACAACAAGAAGATGTTCGCCGACGCGGGCATCACCGCGCCGCCGACCACCTGGGAGCAGGTCGTCGAGTACGGCAAGAAGCTGAGCACCGGCGGCAAGTGGGGCCTGGCGATCGAGGGGGCCAACCCGTCGGAGAACGCGCACCACGCCTTCACCTTCAGCCAGCAGTACGGCGGTGAGTGGTTCGACTCGGCCGGCAAGCCGACCTTCGACACCCCGCAGAACGTGTCGGCGATCAAGCGGTACATCGACTTCATGGCCGCCGACAAGATCACCAACCCGAGCAACGCCGAGTACGCGCAGAACCAGTCGGTCTCCGACTTCGCCAACGGCAAGGCCGCGATGCTGCTGTGGCAGTCCGCCGGCTCGAACCTGAAGACGCAGAACATGCCCGCCGACGCGTACGGGGTGGCCCCGGTGCCGTTCCTGGCCAGCCCGCCGGCCGGCGGCAAGAAGGTCAACAGCATGGTCGCCGGGATCAACATGGCAGTGTTCAAGCACACCAAGAACAAGGACGGCGCGCTGAGCTTCGTGAAGTTCATGACCAGCGACGAGGAGCAGACGATCCTCAACAAGACGTACGGCTCGCTGCCGGCGGTGAAGACCGCGGGCGCCGACCCGGCGTTCAGCGCCCCGGAGCAGAAGACCATCCAGGAGACCCTGGTCACCACGGCGGCCCCGCTGCCGCAGGTGCCCGAGGAGAGCACCTTCGAGACCCTGGTCGGCACCGCGATGAAGGAACTGTTCGCGGACGCGGCAAGCGGCAAGCCCGTCACCGAGGCATCGGTGAAGGCGAAGCTGACCGACGCGCAGCAGAAGATGCGCTGA
- a CDS encoding GH1 family beta-glucosidase, whose amino-acid sequence MPDLSKLPPDFLWGVATAAYQIEGAVDVDGRAPSIWDTFSATPGNVDNGDTGAVACDHYHRWPEDVALLRRLGVDAYRFSVAWPRVMPEGVGRVNPAGLDFYDRLVDTLLADGIRPFVTLYHWDLPQALQDRGGWPERATAEAFAEYAAVVAARLGDRVADWNTVNEPLCVCWIGHLEGRMAPGERDLTRAVHASHHVLLGHGLATQAIRANAARPASVGLVLNLSPIEAATDRPEDVAAARRADGHVNRWWLDPIHGRGYPADMIATYGVEPPVRGDDLAVIATPTDFLGVNYYFRQLVVDDPTGAAPYARQVPVPGSVETAMGWEVYPAGLERLLVDVHEEYRPGRIIVTESGSAWPDEVTTDGTVEDKERTDHLEQHLAACASAVARGVPLDGYFVWSLLDNFEWAYGYDKRFGLVHVDYATQRRTMKASGLRYAEVIRAHQATARATGTATPVA is encoded by the coding sequence GTGCCCGACCTGTCCAAGCTGCCACCCGACTTCCTCTGGGGTGTCGCCACGGCGGCGTACCAGATCGAGGGGGCCGTCGACGTCGACGGCCGGGCGCCGTCCATCTGGGACACCTTCTCGGCGACCCCCGGCAACGTCGACAACGGCGACACCGGCGCGGTGGCCTGCGACCACTACCACCGGTGGCCGGAGGACGTGGCGCTGCTGCGTCGGCTCGGCGTGGACGCGTACCGTTTCTCGGTGGCCTGGCCCCGGGTGATGCCCGAGGGCGTCGGCCGGGTCAACCCGGCCGGGCTGGACTTCTACGACCGGCTCGTCGACACGCTGCTCGCCGACGGGATCCGGCCGTTCGTCACGCTGTACCACTGGGATCTGCCGCAGGCCCTGCAGGACCGCGGCGGCTGGCCGGAGCGGGCCACCGCCGAGGCGTTCGCCGAGTACGCGGCGGTGGTGGCCGCCCGCCTCGGTGACCGGGTGGCCGACTGGAACACCGTCAACGAGCCGCTCTGCGTGTGCTGGATCGGGCACCTGGAGGGGCGGATGGCCCCCGGCGAGCGGGACCTCACCCGCGCGGTGCACGCCTCGCACCACGTGCTGCTCGGGCACGGCCTCGCCACCCAGGCGATCCGCGCCAACGCCGCCCGGCCGGCCTCGGTGGGCCTGGTGCTCAACCTCAGCCCGATCGAGGCGGCGACCGACCGGCCGGAGGACGTCGCGGCGGCCCGCCGGGCGGACGGGCACGTCAACAGGTGGTGGCTGGACCCGATCCACGGGCGCGGCTACCCCGCCGACATGATCGCCACCTACGGGGTCGAGCCACCGGTACGCGGTGACGACCTGGCGGTGATCGCCACGCCCACCGACTTCCTCGGGGTGAACTACTACTTCCGTCAGTTGGTGGTCGACGACCCGACCGGAGCGGCGCCGTACGCCCGGCAGGTGCCGGTGCCCGGCTCGGTGGAGACCGCGATGGGCTGGGAGGTGTACCCGGCGGGGCTGGAGCGGCTGCTGGTCGACGTGCACGAGGAGTACCGACCGGGCCGGATCATCGTCACCGAGAGCGGTTCGGCCTGGCCGGACGAGGTCACCACGGACGGCACGGTGGAGGACAAGGAGCGCACCGACCACCTGGAGCAGCACCTGGCGGCGTGCGCGTCGGCGGTGGCCCGGGGCGTGCCGCTGGACGGCTACTTCGTCTGGTCACTGCTGGACAACTTCGAGTGGGCGTACGGCTACGACAAGCGCTTCGGGTTGGTGCACGTGGACTACGCCACCCAGCGGCGGACGATGAAGGCGAGCGGTCTGCGCTACGCCGAGGTGATCCGCGCCCACCAGGCGACGGCACGGGCGACCGGCACCGCGACGCCGGTGGCCTGA
- a CDS encoding discoidin domain-containing protein, producing MTSRATSVRPRPRVVRHLLAGLTVALVAALTPTGTTAPAQAAPVLLSQGRTATASSTENGGTPAAAAVDGNTGTRWSSAFSDPQWLQVDLGARATITQVNLLWEAAHGRAFQLQTSDNGSTWTTIYSTTTGTGGTQNLTVSGAGRYVRMYGTVRGTGYGYSLWEFQVYGETDGGTNEPPVTPTDPYNPNLGSNTFVFDPSTPTSTIQSRLNTLFTQQETNQFGPQRYAVLFKPGTYTADVNLGFFTQVAGLGMSPDDVNLNGHVRAEAFWFGGNATQNFWRAAENLSVTLPAGQTVERWAVSQAAPYRRMHLRGAQNQIQLWNGGDGWSSGGLMADTRIDGLVVSGSQQQWYSRNSEFGNGWTGSVWNMVFQGVTGAPAPSFPNPSHTVIGQTPQVREKPFLYVTGSGEYRVFVPALRTNSTGTSWYNKTPAGSSLSLSQFFVVQPGTSAATINAALAQGKHLLFTPGVHRITEPIQVNRADTVILGLGLATIQADNGTVGMRVADVDGVKVAGIMFEAGTTNSPVLMEVGPSGSSASHASNPTSLHDVFFRIGGPHVGKATNTLTVNSDNVIGDHMWLWRADHAASGVPTGWTLNTADTGLTVNGDNVTMYGLFVEHYQKYQTIWNGNGGRTYFYQNELPYDPPNQAAWMNGSTRGYAAYKVADSVTSHQAWGLGSYSYFNVNPAVVEERSFEVPVNPNVRFTNMVTVSLGGVGTINRVINNAGGTANAANQTVYLTTYP from the coding sequence ATGACATCTCGCGCTACATCCGTACGCCCGCGTCCTCGGGTCGTGCGGCACCTGCTCGCCGGGCTCACCGTGGCCCTGGTCGCGGCGCTCACCCCGACCGGCACCACGGCGCCCGCGCAGGCCGCCCCCGTCCTGCTGTCCCAGGGCCGCACGGCCACCGCCTCGTCCACCGAGAACGGTGGAACCCCCGCCGCCGCCGCTGTCGACGGCAACACCGGCACCCGCTGGTCCAGTGCGTTCAGCGACCCACAGTGGCTCCAGGTCGACCTGGGCGCCCGCGCCACCATCACCCAGGTCAACCTGCTCTGGGAGGCCGCCCACGGCCGGGCCTTCCAGCTCCAGACCTCCGACAACGGGTCCACCTGGACCACGATCTACTCGACCACCACCGGCACCGGCGGCACCCAGAACCTCACCGTCTCCGGCGCCGGCCGCTACGTCCGCATGTACGGCACCGTCCGGGGCACCGGCTACGGCTACTCGCTCTGGGAGTTCCAGGTCTACGGCGAGACCGACGGCGGCACCAACGAGCCCCCGGTGACGCCCACCGACCCGTACAACCCCAACCTCGGGTCGAACACGTTCGTCTTCGACCCGAGCACGCCCACGTCGACGATCCAGAGTCGACTGAACACCCTCTTCACCCAGCAGGAGACCAACCAGTTCGGCCCGCAGCGCTACGCGGTGCTGTTCAAGCCCGGCACCTACACCGCCGACGTCAACCTCGGCTTCTTCACCCAGGTCGCCGGCCTCGGGATGAGCCCGGACGACGTCAACCTCAACGGGCACGTCCGCGCCGAGGCGTTCTGGTTCGGCGGCAACGCCACCCAGAACTTCTGGCGGGCCGCCGAGAACCTCTCCGTCACCCTGCCCGCCGGGCAGACCGTGGAGCGCTGGGCGGTGTCCCAGGCCGCCCCGTACCGGCGGATGCACCTGCGCGGCGCGCAGAACCAGATCCAGCTCTGGAACGGCGGCGACGGCTGGTCCAGCGGCGGCCTGATGGCGGACACCCGCATCGACGGGCTGGTCGTCTCCGGCTCGCAGCAGCAGTGGTACTCGCGCAACAGCGAGTTCGGCAACGGCTGGACCGGCTCGGTGTGGAACATGGTCTTCCAGGGCGTCACCGGTGCCCCCGCGCCGAGTTTCCCCAACCCGTCGCACACCGTCATCGGCCAGACCCCGCAGGTCCGGGAGAAGCCGTTCCTCTACGTGACGGGCAGCGGTGAGTACCGGGTGTTCGTGCCCGCGCTGCGCACCAACTCCACCGGCACCAGTTGGTACAACAAGACCCCGGCCGGCTCGTCCCTGTCGCTGTCGCAGTTCTTCGTCGTCCAGCCCGGCACCAGCGCCGCCACCATCAACGCGGCTCTCGCCCAGGGCAAGCACCTGCTCTTCACCCCGGGTGTGCACCGCATCACCGAGCCGATCCAGGTCAACCGGGCCGACACGGTGATCCTCGGTCTGGGCCTGGCCACCATCCAGGCCGACAACGGCACCGTGGGCATGCGGGTCGCCGACGTGGACGGCGTCAAGGTCGCCGGCATCATGTTCGAGGCCGGCACCACCAACTCGCCGGTGCTGATGGAGGTCGGGCCGTCCGGTTCGTCCGCCAGCCACGCCTCGAACCCGACCTCGCTGCACGACGTGTTCTTCCGCATCGGCGGCCCACACGTCGGCAAGGCCACCAACACGTTGACCGTCAACAGCGACAACGTGATCGGCGACCACATGTGGCTGTGGCGGGCCGACCACGCCGCCAGTGGCGTGCCGACCGGGTGGACGCTGAACACCGCCGACACCGGGCTCACCGTCAACGGCGACAACGTCACCATGTACGGCCTCTTCGTCGAGCACTACCAGAAGTACCAGACCATCTGGAACGGCAACGGTGGCCGGACGTACTTCTACCAGAACGAACTGCCGTACGACCCGCCCAACCAGGCCGCCTGGATGAACGGGTCGACCCGGGGCTACGCCGCGTACAAGGTCGCCGACTCGGTGACCAGTCACCAGGCGTGGGGGCTGGGCAGCTACAGCTACTTCAACGTCAACCCCGCGGTGGTCGAGGAGCGGTCCTTCGAGGTGCCCGTCAACCCGAACGTGCGCTTCACGAACATGGTCACCGTCTCGCTCGGTGGCGTCGGCACCATCAACCGGGTGATCAACAACGCCGGAGGCACCGCGAACGCGGCCAACCAGACGGTGTACCTGACCACCTACCCCTGA
- a CDS encoding ROK family transcriptional regulator: MELARATNRSVRLRNRSALLTRLFLDGPLTRQDLVRSTGLSQPAVSNVVADLIDEGLVAEAGAAESDGGRPSMLLRIAPRFAFLVGVDVGETRVRVELFDFAMTLLASVEYPLDPARTEPDLVAGHVLAGIDAVTGTAGVAAADVLGVGIGVSGVVEQGTEAVVHAQALGWDRVPLERLIGTGTDLPLHIDNGAKTLGQAEMWFGAGRGARNAVFALVGSGVGASVVTNGATYRGASSSAGEWGHTTLVYGGRACRCGARGCLEAYVGAEAIIDRYREARRGRPVPGEDEESQIAALVDAAATSATARRVLDDTAGYLGAGVANLINLFNPERVVLGGWAAMALGDLLPAVREAAGRQALRQPFGQASIELCRLGVDAVALGAATLPIARFLTEGGVRRP, translated from the coding sequence GTGGAGCTGGCGCGTGCCACCAACCGCAGCGTGCGGCTGCGCAACAGGTCCGCCCTGCTGACCAGGCTCTTCCTCGACGGCCCGCTCACGCGGCAGGACCTGGTGCGCAGCACCGGGCTGAGTCAGCCGGCGGTCAGCAACGTGGTGGCCGACCTGATCGACGAGGGGCTCGTCGCCGAGGCCGGGGCCGCCGAGTCCGACGGCGGTCGGCCCAGCATGCTGCTGCGCATCGCACCCCGCTTCGCCTTCCTGGTCGGCGTGGACGTCGGCGAGACCCGGGTCCGGGTGGAGCTGTTCGACTTCGCCATGACCCTGCTGGCCAGCGTCGAATACCCGCTCGACCCGGCGCGTACCGAACCGGACCTGGTCGCCGGGCACGTGCTGGCCGGCATCGACGCGGTGACCGGCACCGCCGGGGTGGCCGCCGCCGACGTGCTCGGCGTCGGCATCGGCGTCTCCGGCGTCGTCGAGCAGGGCACCGAGGCCGTCGTGCACGCCCAGGCCCTCGGCTGGGACCGGGTGCCACTGGAACGGCTGATCGGCACCGGCACCGACCTGCCGCTGCACATCGACAACGGCGCCAAGACCCTCGGCCAGGCCGAGATGTGGTTCGGCGCCGGTCGGGGGGCCCGGAACGCCGTCTTCGCGCTGGTCGGCTCCGGTGTCGGCGCGTCGGTGGTGACCAACGGGGCCACCTACCGGGGCGCGTCCAGCAGCGCGGGGGAGTGGGGTCACACCACCCTGGTGTACGGCGGGCGGGCCTGCCGGTGTGGCGCGCGCGGCTGCCTGGAGGCGTACGTGGGCGCGGAGGCGATCATCGACCGCTACCGCGAGGCGCGCCGGGGTCGGCCGGTGCCGGGCGAGGACGAGGAGTCCCAGATCGCGGCCCTGGTCGACGCCGCCGCGACCTCCGCCACCGCCCGACGGGTCCTCGACGACACCGCCGGCTACCTCGGGGCCGGGGTCGCCAACCTGATCAACCTGTTCAACCCGGAGCGGGTGGTGCTCGGCGGCTGGGCGGCGATGGCGCTGGGTGACCTGCTCCCGGCCGTCCGGGAGGCCGCCGGCCGGCAGGCGCTGCGCCAGCCGTTCGGCCAGGCGTCGATCGAGCTGTGCCGACTCGGCGTCGACGCGGTGGCGCTCGGCGCGGCCACCCTCCCGATCGCCCGCTTCCTCACCGAGGGCGGCGTCCGCCGCCCCTGA
- a CDS encoding 2Fe-2S iron-sulfur cluster-binding protein has translation MRDGPENTTTTDERHSSRVTVDVNGASREVTVDNRTTLLDTLREHLGLTGAKKGCDHGQCGSCTVLLDGRRVKSCLIFAVTVDGRSVLTVEGLAGPDELSDLQAAFVAHDAFQCGYCTPGQLCSARGMLDEVAKGWPSAVTDDLGAPAELTDAEIRERMAGNLCRCAAYPHIVAAVRETAAAT, from the coding sequence ATGCGGGACGGACCGGAGAACACGACCACGACCGACGAGCGGCACTCGTCCCGGGTGACGGTCGACGTCAACGGCGCGTCGCGCGAGGTGACAGTGGACAACCGGACCACCCTGCTCGACACGCTGCGCGAGCACCTCGGCCTGACCGGGGCGAAGAAGGGGTGCGACCACGGCCAGTGCGGCTCCTGCACGGTCCTGCTCGACGGCCGCCGGGTGAAGAGCTGCCTGATCTTCGCGGTCACCGTGGACGGCCGGTCGGTGCTCACCGTCGAAGGTCTGGCCGGGCCGGACGAGCTGTCGGATTTGCAGGCCGCGTTCGTCGCCCACGACGCGTTCCAGTGCGGCTACTGCACCCCCGGGCAACTCTGCTCCGCCCGGGGCATGCTCGACGAGGTGGCCAAGGGGTGGCCCAGCGCCGTCACCGACGACCTCGGTGCACCGGCCGAGCTGACCGACGCGGAGATCCGCGAGCGGATGGCCGGCAACCTGTGCCGCTGTGCCGCGTACCCCCACATCGTCGCGGCCGTGCGCGAGACGGCGGCGGCGACGTGA
- a CDS encoding nucleotidyltransferase family protein, translating to MIAGLLLAAGAGRRYGRPKALVEVDGEPLVRRGVRLLIDGGCAPVHVVLGAGADQVPELPGAVPVRHDRWPDGLGSSLLRGLASLPADVPAVVVVLVDQPLLSPVAVRRVREAYIVGGIVVATYGGRPGHPILLGRPTWPLLDRYAVGDRGARDLLRDRPDLVVEVPCDDVGGPVDVDTPADLLRLRRSAAYQPPG from the coding sequence GTGATCGCCGGACTGCTGCTCGCCGCCGGAGCCGGGCGGCGCTACGGCCGTCCGAAGGCGCTCGTCGAGGTGGACGGCGAGCCGCTGGTGCGGCGCGGGGTCCGGCTGTTGATCGACGGTGGCTGCGCGCCGGTGCACGTGGTGCTCGGCGCGGGCGCCGACCAGGTGCCCGAGCTTCCCGGCGCGGTGCCGGTGCGCCACGACCGCTGGCCCGACGGGCTGGGCTCGTCGCTGCTCCGGGGCCTGGCCTCGCTACCGGCCGACGTGCCGGCCGTGGTCGTGGTCCTCGTCGACCAGCCGCTGCTCAGCCCGGTCGCGGTCCGACGGGTACGCGAGGCGTACATCGTTGGAGGGATCGTGGTCGCCACCTACGGCGGTCGGCCGGGCCACCCGATCCTGCTGGGCCGACCGACCTGGCCGCTGCTGGACCGGTACGCCGTCGGCGACCGGGGTGCGCGTGACCTGCTCCGCGACCGTCCGGACCTGGTGGTCGAGGTGCCCTGTGACGACGTGGGCGGACCCGTCGACGTGGACACCCCGGCCGACCTGCTCCGGCTGCGCCGCTCAGCGGCGTACCAGCCACCGGGGTAG
- a CDS encoding carbohydrate ABC transporter permease yields the protein MRETAGERWGRRIVLTLLTLFVVIPLYVMVTSAAKPLQDVQNGFTWWPSRPTLQPFVDMWSTVPLARYLVNSLVVSSIAAVCSVAIAIFAAFAVSRYRFRGRGVFTVTVLSTQMFPGILFLLPLFLIYVNLGNATGIELYASRTGLVITYLTFSLPFSIWMLVGYFDSIPRGLDEAAQVDGAGPLRTLFQVILPAAVPGVVAVTVYAFMTAWGEVLFASVMTDEGSRTLAVGLQGYSTQFNVYWNQIMAASLVVSIPVVVGFLALQRYFVAGLTAGAVK from the coding sequence ATGCGTGAGACCGCCGGTGAGCGCTGGGGTCGGCGCATCGTGCTGACCCTGCTCACCCTCTTCGTCGTCATCCCGCTCTACGTGATGGTCACCTCGGCCGCGAAGCCGTTGCAGGACGTGCAGAACGGCTTCACCTGGTGGCCCAGCCGGCCCACCCTGCAACCGTTCGTCGACATGTGGAGCACTGTGCCGCTGGCTCGGTACCTGGTGAACAGCCTGGTGGTGTCGAGCATCGCGGCGGTCTGCTCGGTGGCGATCGCCATCTTCGCCGCGTTCGCGGTGAGCCGGTACCGGTTCCGTGGCCGGGGCGTCTTCACGGTGACGGTGCTGTCCACGCAGATGTTCCCCGGCATCCTGTTCCTGCTGCCGCTGTTCCTCATCTACGTCAACCTGGGCAACGCCACCGGCATCGAGCTGTACGCCAGCCGTACCGGCCTGGTGATCACGTACCTGACGTTCTCGTTGCCGTTCTCGATCTGGATGCTGGTCGGCTACTTCGACTCGATTCCCCGAGGGTTGGACGAGGCGGCGCAGGTCGACGGTGCCGGGCCGCTGCGCACCCTGTTCCAGGTCATCCTGCCGGCCGCCGTGCCCGGCGTCGTCGCGGTCACCGTGTACGCGTTCATGACCGCCTGGGGTGAGGTGCTGTTCGCGTCGGTGATGACCGACGAGGGCAGCCGCACCCTGGCCGTCGGCCTGCAGGGCTACTCCACCCAGTTCAACGTCTACTGGAACCAGATCATGGCCGCCTCGCTGGTGGTCAGCATCCCGGTCGTCGTCGGGTTCCTGGCCCTGCAGCGGTACTTCGTCGCCGGCCTCACCGCCGGCGCGGTCAAGTGA